The DNA segment ACGACCTCCGGTCGGTCACCGACATCCGCTTCGTCGGCCCGGCGACCGCGGACGTCCTCGCCGAAGCCGACTTCGACGCGACCGGCATCGCCGAGAAGACGATTTCCTACGAGATGCTCGTCGACGCCGGCGTCAACCCCGGCGTCGCCACCCGCCTCCGGCGCGAACACTCCCTCCACTGGTCGTTCGGTGGCGACGAGGACTCCCTCGAACGCCGCTCGTCGAAGGTCCGCGGACTGCAGGACGAGGAGCGCGCCTGGGTCGCCGCGAGCAACGGCGACTGGGAGAACGCCGACCCCGAACCGACCGCCACCGCGACCGCCGACGGGAGCGGGGCGGCCGAGGCCGCCGAGGCCGCCTGGCGCGAGCGGAGCAAGCCCGACCCGGTGACCGACGTGCCGGGCGTGGACGCCGAAGTGGCCGAGCGACTCGCGGAGGGCGGGGTCACCTCGGTTCGGAGTCTCGCCACCGCCGACCCCGAACACGTCGCCGACTCGCTGAGCCTCGACCACGACCGAGTCGTCGAGTGGTGGAAGGCGGCCCGCAGACTCGCCTGATCGGTCTAGCTCTATTTTTACTATCTGAGTAGTAATTTCGCCGGGCGCTCGAACTCGCTCACGTCGCCTCTTTCGGGCGAAAACGCCATCTGTGAACGTCTGTCTCACCGTCGAGCTGACCATTAGACTCTTATGTGAGGTTATCGGAGTTTGGAATGGATGATTCCGCTGACCGACTCCCCAGTGACGCGCGACGGTAAATCTCTTATTCTCGCCATGGACCACGGTCTCGAACACGGTCCGTCGGCGGACTTCGATTCGGTGCCCGAATCGCTGAACCCCGAGACGGTCTTCGAGACGGCCACCCACGACGCCGTCACCGCCCTCGCCGTCCAGAAGGGTGTCGCCGAGACCTACTATCCGTCGTACGACGACGACGTGAACCTGCTGGCGAAGCTCAACGGCACGAGCAACCTCTGGATGGGCGAACCGTACTCGCCGACCAACTGGACGGTCGACTACGCCGCGGAACTCGGCGCCGACGCCGTGGGCTACACCGTCTACTCCGGGTCGAACCACGAACCGAGGATGTACGAGGAGTTCCGCGACGTCCAGGAGCGCGCCCACCGCGAGCACGACCTGCCGGTGGTCATGTGGTCGTACCCGCGCGGCCAGGGGCTGAAGAACGACACCAAGGAGAGCGTCATCGCCTACGCGACCCGCATCGCGCTCGAACTCGGCGCCGACATGGCGAAGGTCAAGTACCCCGGCACCCGCGAGTCGATGGAGTGGGCGGTCAAGTCGGCGGCCGACATGCCCGTCGTGATGTCGGGCGGGTCGAAGGTCAGCGACTACGAGTTCCTCTCCAGCGTCGAGGCTGTCATGGACGCCGGCGGGTCGGGCCTGGCGGTCGGACGTAACGTCTGGCAGCGCGAGGACCCCCAGCGAATCCTCGACGCGCTGGAGCAGGTCATCTTCGAGGGCGCCACCGCCGACGAAGCGCTCGACGAATGAACGACCCCATCGCCGAAGCTATCGAGACGGTCGCAGCGACGGCCCCGGAGATCCGCGCCGGCCTCCCGGGACGACGCCGGAAGGCCGACGAGGAGAACCCCAGCGGCGAGACGCAGATGGCCGCCGACGTGTGGGCCGACGAACTGCTCGCCGAGCGACTCGCCGCCGTCGACGGCGTGGGCCAGTTCGCCAGCGAGGAGCGCGAGGAAGTCGTCGACGCCGGGAGCGGCGACTACGCGGTCGCCGTCGACCCGCTCGACGGGTCGTCGAACCTCAAGTCGAACAACTCGATGGGGACGATTCTGGCGGTCTACGAGGACGAACTCCCCGCGAAGGGGACGGACCTCGTGGCGTCGGCGTACGTCCTCTACGGCCCCATCACGACGATGGTGGTCGCCCGCGAGGGTGAGGTCACCGAGTACGTGATAGAGGATGACGGAAGCAGACGGGCAGTCCGCGAGGATGTCTCGCTTCCCGACGACCCCACGGTGTACGGCTTCGGCGGCCGCGTCCCCGACTGGACCGACCGCTTCGCCGAGTACGCCCGGGAAGTCGAGGATGAACTCAAACTCCGGTACGGCGGTGCGATGATCGGCGACGTAAACCAGGTGCTGACCTACGGCGGCGTGTTCGGCTACCCCGAACTCGACTCGCGACCCGAGGGGAAACTCCGCCTCCAGTTCGAGGCCAACCCCATCGCCTACATCGTGGAGTCGGCGGGCGGGCGCTCCTCGAACGGCGCGGAGTCGCTACTCGACGCCGACGTCGAGGACCTCCACCAGCGGACGCCGGTCTACGTCGGCAACGCCGACCTCATCGAGCGACTGGAGTCGACGTTCACGTAACCCGTCTCGCTTCGCTACCGCTCCGTTTCGCTTTTCGCGCCCGACGCTCCGACGCCCCGGAAGTGTGCGACCGACGCACCTGCGAGTCCGAGCAGTCCGATGGACACCGCCTTCGTCAGGGCGTTGTAACCGACCCCGAACACGATGGCGAGCGACGTATCCGCTGGCGAGAGCGGTGCGGCGAGCAGGACGGCCGCACCGCCGACCAGGAATCCCAGTCCGCCGACGACGCCCGCGGTCAGCGTGAACCCGGCGAACTCGCGGGAGAGGTCGACGCTACTTCCGGCCCAGTAGCCGATCGCCGCGACGACCACCGTCGAGAGGAAGAAGAGAACGAAGCCGAGCACCATCATCGGGAAACCGAGCGAGCGCGGCGTCGAGTCGGAGAAGAGCGCGGGGGCGAGAT comes from the Halorussus vallis genome and includes:
- a CDS encoding DUF7409 domain-containing protein, with the translated sequence MSEHAPDDENTNAAETPSSDAQASDDPRKSTDDLRSVTDIRFVGPATADVLAEADFDATGIAEKTISYEMLVDAGVNPGVATRLRREHSLHWSFGGDEDSLERRSSKVRGLQDEERAWVAASNGDWENADPEPTATATADGSGAAEAAEAAWRERSKPDPVTDVPGVDAEVAERLAEGGVTSVRSLATADPEHVADSLSLDHDRVVEWWKAARRLA
- a CDS encoding class I fructose-bisphosphate aldolase, which encodes MIPLTDSPVTRDGKSLILAMDHGLEHGPSADFDSVPESLNPETVFETATHDAVTALAVQKGVAETYYPSYDDDVNLLAKLNGTSNLWMGEPYSPTNWTVDYAAELGADAVGYTVYSGSNHEPRMYEEFRDVQERAHREHDLPVVMWSYPRGQGLKNDTKESVIAYATRIALELGADMAKVKYPGTRESMEWAVKSAADMPVVMSGGSKVSDYEFLSSVEAVMDAGGSGLAVGRNVWQREDPQRILDALEQVIFEGATADEALDE
- a CDS encoding class 1 fructose-bisphosphatase, translated to MNDPIAEAIETVAATAPEIRAGLPGRRRKADEENPSGETQMAADVWADELLAERLAAVDGVGQFASEEREEVVDAGSGDYAVAVDPLDGSSNLKSNNSMGTILAVYEDELPAKGTDLVASAYVLYGPITTMVVAREGEVTEYVIEDDGSRRAVREDVSLPDDPTVYGFGGRVPDWTDRFAEYAREVEDELKLRYGGAMIGDVNQVLTYGGVFGYPELDSRPEGKLRLQFEANPIAYIVESAGGRSSNGAESLLDADVEDLHQRTPVYVGNADLIERLESTFT